In Acipenser ruthenus chromosome 15, fAciRut3.2 maternal haplotype, whole genome shotgun sequence, a genomic segment contains:
- the LOC117422126 gene encoding outer dense fiber protein 2-like isoform X1, with the protein MRRAMKTRASSPPLHVHVDESTPVHVHVKKSQRTSPSKAAQMKIREAKLKKETGNLRVTAKVKTRIPWIPPGKASVRDAAYNWEGPTHRLEITPVNDDPAPSALRLSDLSTDEEDAVHGRMQQYEKKIDSLMNQVGSLKSQVELRKKEQLLEKRGEQLTASKRVIEEQEEELAEVERENSMLRQSIEKMREETDYSRYRTPLVLEKEHLLYEKDALLKKLVETEMDGAAASKQVSALRETIGALKSEKRMSGSEVNLIARQKELLVQKLETFETTNRTLRHLLREQHSRETDAMRLAEQREVLLKKLTGYEAENTSLLMKLQEREQEVDQLLIQVETEKENARTAGELSKTLETTRAHLQGQLRNKESENNRLNVQIRNLERTMAQQRGEMDHLQEQQKELKRRVEGDKEALKRATRAQKQRADRSDDTAGQLSAQLLEKETQLADALSAAESWRSCQSQALKDRNQMEIEITVMNNRVTHLTEQLHSSEDKARAERDELLDRLHRLTSENTSCKLENERLRANVSTIEDKLTLSQSEVQQLKASVKQYGSLVDSYKSQVLKTRSEADEYSLKLELAEEEGRQIREELNKEIDLVRRQLQGRMAELEPLPELLKLTELKLQESQEQVQSCDRRAAEQSSALTELRVKVEQQGSLVESVREKNLSLLEENKQLQQRVESLERKLEEANLQNRDLVQVIAKREESIHQNQLRLEEKTRECSAMARQLEAAIDDAKHQVDQNRDRAVSKERATQAKVLDLETQLSRTKTELNQHRRSKEDADRRFQSRLQDLRDRLEQSESTNRSLQNYVHFLKASYANVFGDSALTSSTLRPPSPI; encoded by the exons atg AGAAGAGCGATGAAGACCCGTGCCTCGTCCCCCCCTCTGCATGTCCACGTGGACGAGAGCACGCCTGTGCATGTTCACGTGAAGAAGAGCCAGAGGACTTCACCATCCAAGGCTGCTCAG ATGAAGATCCGGGAGGCAAAGCTGAAAAAAGAGACCGGGAATCTCCGAGTGACGGCCAAAGTAAAAACGCGAATCCCGTGGATCCCTCCCGGAAAGGCTTCTGTCCGGGATGCTGCCTACAACTGGGAG GGGCCGACGCACCGCCTGGAGATCACGCCGGTGAATGACGATCCCGCTCCCTCGGCTCTCCGCCTGTCCGACCTCTCCACTGATGAGGAGGACGCCGTGCACGGGCGCATGCAGCAGTACGAGAAGAAGATCGACAGCCTGATGAACCAAGTGGGCAGCCTCAAGAGCCAG GTGGAGCTGCGCAAGAAGGAGCAGCTGCTGGAGAAGCGAGGGGAGCAGCTGACAGCCTCGAAGCGCGTGAtcgaggagcaggaggaggagctgGCAGAGGTGGAGAGGGAGAACAGCATGCTGAGGCAGAGCATCGAGAagatgagagaggagacagactaCTCCAGGTACCGGACTCCACTGGT GCTGGAGAAGGAGCACCTCCTGTATGAGAAGGACGCTCTTCTGAAGAAGCTGGTGGAAACCGAGATGGATGGAGCTGCAGCATCCAAGCAGGTCTCGGCGCTTCGGGAGACCATCGGCGCCCTGAAGAGC GAGAAGCGAATGTCCGGCTCCGAGGTGAACCTGATCGCCAGGCAGAAGGAGCTGCTTGTGCAGAAGCTGGAAACCTTCGAAACCACGAACCGGACCCTGCGCCACCTCCTGAGAGAGCAGCACAGCCGCGAG ACAGATGCAATGAGGCTGGCTGAGCAGAGGGAAGTGCTTCTGAAGAAACTGACCGGGTATGAGGCAGAAAACACT tctctGCTGATGAAACTGCAGGAGAGGGAGCAGGAGGTTGATCAGCTTCTTATTCAGGTGGAGACTGAAAAG GAGAACGCAAGGACTGCAGGAGAGCTCTCCAAAACCCTGGAGACAACCCGCGCTCACTTGCAAGGGCAGCTCCGCAACAAAGAGTCCGAGAACAACCGACTGAATGTCCAGATCAGG AACCTGGAGCGGACGATGGCTCAGCAGCGCGGGGAGATGGACCACCTGCAGGAGCAGCAGAAGGAGCTGAAGAGACGCGTAGAGGGGGACAAGGAGGCCCTGAAGAGAGCCACGCGCGCCCAGAAACAGCGGGCTGACCGCAGCGATGACACCGCGGGCCAGCTCAGCGCTCAGCTCCTGGAGAAG GAGACCCAGCTGGCGGACGCCCTGTCTGCAGcagagagctggaggagctgTCAAAGCCAGGCGCTGAAGGACAGGAATCAGATGGAGATCGAGATCACCGTCATGAACAA TCGAGTTACACACCTGACAGAGCAGCTGCACAGCTCGGAGGACAAGGCGCGAGCCGAGAGGGACGAGCTGCTGGACAGACTGCACCGGCTCACCTCCGAGAACACCTCCTGCAAGCTGGAGAACGAGAGGCTCAGG GCTAACGTGTCCACTATTGAGGACAAGCTGACCCTCTCCCAGTCTGAGGTCCAGCAGCTGAAGGCATCGGTCAAGCAGTACGGGAGTCTAGTGGACAGCTACAAATCCCAG GTGTTGAAGACTCGCTCAGAGGCGGACGAGTACTCCCTGAAGCTGGAGCTGGCAGAGGAGGAGGGCCGGCAGATCCGCGAGGAGCTGAACAAGGAGATCGATCTGGTGAGGAGGCAGCTGCAGGGCCGCATGGCAGAGCTGGAACCCCTGCCCGAGCTGCTCAAACTGACCGAGCTCAAGCTGCAGGAGTCCCAGGAGCAGGTCCAGAGTTGCGACAGGAGGGCTGCCGAGCAGAGCAGCGCGCTCACGGAACTCCGGGTCAAG GTGGAGCAGCAGGGGAGCCTGGTGGAGAGTGTCCGAGAGAAGAACCTATCCCTGCTGGAGGAGAACAAGCAGCTGCAGCAGAGAGTGGAGAGCCTGGAGAG GAAGCTGGAGGAAGCGAACCTTCAGAACAGAGACCTGGTCCAGGTGATCGCCAAGCGAGAGGAGAGCATCCACCAGAACCAGCTGCGTCTGGAGGAGAAGACGCGGGAGTGCAGTGCCATGGCACGACAGCTAGAGGCAGCCATCGACGATGCCAAGCACCAG GTGGATCAGAACAGAGACAGGGCAGTGTCCAAGGAGCGAGCGACCCAGGCAAAGGTTCTGGACCTGGAGACTCAGCTGAGCCGGACCAAAACCGAGCTGAACCAGCATCGCAGGTCCAAAGAGGAT GCGGATCGTCGGTTCCAGAGTCGTCTGCAGGATCTGCGTGATCGTCTGGAGCAGTCAGAGAGCACCAATCGCAGCCTGCAGAACTACGTGCATTTCCTCAAGGCTTCCTACGCCAACGTCTTTGGGGATTCAGCGCTAACCTCGTCCACCCTCCGCCCGCCCTCCCCGATCTGA
- the LOC117422126 gene encoding outer dense fiber protein 2-like isoform X2, giving the protein MRRAMKTRASSPPLHVHVDESTPVHVHVKKSQRTSPSKAAQMKIREAKLKKETGNLRVTAKVKTRIPWIPPGKASVRDAAYNWEGPTHRLEITPVNDDPAPSALRLSDLSTDEEDAVHGRMQQYEKKIDSLMNQVGSLKSQVELRKKEQLLEKRGEQLTASKRVIEEQEEELAEVERENSMLRQSIEKMREETDYSRLEKEHLLYEKDALLKKLVETEMDGAAASKQVSALRETIGALKSEKRMSGSEVNLIARQKELLVQKLETFETTNRTLRHLLREQHSRETDAMRLAEQREVLLKKLTGYEAENTSLLMKLQEREQEVDQLLIQVETEKENARTAGELSKTLETTRAHLQGQLRNKESENNRLNVQIRNLERTMAQQRGEMDHLQEQQKELKRRVEGDKEALKRATRAQKQRADRSDDTAGQLSAQLLEKETQLADALSAAESWRSCQSQALKDRNQMEIEITVMNNRVTHLTEQLHSSEDKARAERDELLDRLHRLTSENTSCKLENERLRANVSTIEDKLTLSQSEVQQLKASVKQYGSLVDSYKSQVLKTRSEADEYSLKLELAEEEGRQIREELNKEIDLVRRQLQGRMAELEPLPELLKLTELKLQESQEQVQSCDRRAAEQSSALTELRVKVEQQGSLVESVREKNLSLLEENKQLQQRVESLERKLEEANLQNRDLVQVIAKREESIHQNQLRLEEKTRECSAMARQLEAAIDDAKHQVDQNRDRAVSKERATQAKVLDLETQLSRTKTELNQHRRSKEDADRRFQSRLQDLRDRLEQSESTNRSLQNYVHFLKASYANVFGDSALTSSTLRPPSPI; this is encoded by the exons atg AGAAGAGCGATGAAGACCCGTGCCTCGTCCCCCCCTCTGCATGTCCACGTGGACGAGAGCACGCCTGTGCATGTTCACGTGAAGAAGAGCCAGAGGACTTCACCATCCAAGGCTGCTCAG ATGAAGATCCGGGAGGCAAAGCTGAAAAAAGAGACCGGGAATCTCCGAGTGACGGCCAAAGTAAAAACGCGAATCCCGTGGATCCCTCCCGGAAAGGCTTCTGTCCGGGATGCTGCCTACAACTGGGAG GGGCCGACGCACCGCCTGGAGATCACGCCGGTGAATGACGATCCCGCTCCCTCGGCTCTCCGCCTGTCCGACCTCTCCACTGATGAGGAGGACGCCGTGCACGGGCGCATGCAGCAGTACGAGAAGAAGATCGACAGCCTGATGAACCAAGTGGGCAGCCTCAAGAGCCAG GTGGAGCTGCGCAAGAAGGAGCAGCTGCTGGAGAAGCGAGGGGAGCAGCTGACAGCCTCGAAGCGCGTGAtcgaggagcaggaggaggagctgGCAGAGGTGGAGAGGGAGAACAGCATGCTGAGGCAGAGCATCGAGAagatgagagaggagacagactaCTCCAG GCTGGAGAAGGAGCACCTCCTGTATGAGAAGGACGCTCTTCTGAAGAAGCTGGTGGAAACCGAGATGGATGGAGCTGCAGCATCCAAGCAGGTCTCGGCGCTTCGGGAGACCATCGGCGCCCTGAAGAGC GAGAAGCGAATGTCCGGCTCCGAGGTGAACCTGATCGCCAGGCAGAAGGAGCTGCTTGTGCAGAAGCTGGAAACCTTCGAAACCACGAACCGGACCCTGCGCCACCTCCTGAGAGAGCAGCACAGCCGCGAG ACAGATGCAATGAGGCTGGCTGAGCAGAGGGAAGTGCTTCTGAAGAAACTGACCGGGTATGAGGCAGAAAACACT tctctGCTGATGAAACTGCAGGAGAGGGAGCAGGAGGTTGATCAGCTTCTTATTCAGGTGGAGACTGAAAAG GAGAACGCAAGGACTGCAGGAGAGCTCTCCAAAACCCTGGAGACAACCCGCGCTCACTTGCAAGGGCAGCTCCGCAACAAAGAGTCCGAGAACAACCGACTGAATGTCCAGATCAGG AACCTGGAGCGGACGATGGCTCAGCAGCGCGGGGAGATGGACCACCTGCAGGAGCAGCAGAAGGAGCTGAAGAGACGCGTAGAGGGGGACAAGGAGGCCCTGAAGAGAGCCACGCGCGCCCAGAAACAGCGGGCTGACCGCAGCGATGACACCGCGGGCCAGCTCAGCGCTCAGCTCCTGGAGAAG GAGACCCAGCTGGCGGACGCCCTGTCTGCAGcagagagctggaggagctgTCAAAGCCAGGCGCTGAAGGACAGGAATCAGATGGAGATCGAGATCACCGTCATGAACAA TCGAGTTACACACCTGACAGAGCAGCTGCACAGCTCGGAGGACAAGGCGCGAGCCGAGAGGGACGAGCTGCTGGACAGACTGCACCGGCTCACCTCCGAGAACACCTCCTGCAAGCTGGAGAACGAGAGGCTCAGG GCTAACGTGTCCACTATTGAGGACAAGCTGACCCTCTCCCAGTCTGAGGTCCAGCAGCTGAAGGCATCGGTCAAGCAGTACGGGAGTCTAGTGGACAGCTACAAATCCCAG GTGTTGAAGACTCGCTCAGAGGCGGACGAGTACTCCCTGAAGCTGGAGCTGGCAGAGGAGGAGGGCCGGCAGATCCGCGAGGAGCTGAACAAGGAGATCGATCTGGTGAGGAGGCAGCTGCAGGGCCGCATGGCAGAGCTGGAACCCCTGCCCGAGCTGCTCAAACTGACCGAGCTCAAGCTGCAGGAGTCCCAGGAGCAGGTCCAGAGTTGCGACAGGAGGGCTGCCGAGCAGAGCAGCGCGCTCACGGAACTCCGGGTCAAG GTGGAGCAGCAGGGGAGCCTGGTGGAGAGTGTCCGAGAGAAGAACCTATCCCTGCTGGAGGAGAACAAGCAGCTGCAGCAGAGAGTGGAGAGCCTGGAGAG GAAGCTGGAGGAAGCGAACCTTCAGAACAGAGACCTGGTCCAGGTGATCGCCAAGCGAGAGGAGAGCATCCACCAGAACCAGCTGCGTCTGGAGGAGAAGACGCGGGAGTGCAGTGCCATGGCACGACAGCTAGAGGCAGCCATCGACGATGCCAAGCACCAG GTGGATCAGAACAGAGACAGGGCAGTGTCCAAGGAGCGAGCGACCCAGGCAAAGGTTCTGGACCTGGAGACTCAGCTGAGCCGGACCAAAACCGAGCTGAACCAGCATCGCAGGTCCAAAGAGGAT GCGGATCGTCGGTTCCAGAGTCGTCTGCAGGATCTGCGTGATCGTCTGGAGCAGTCAGAGAGCACCAATCGCAGCCTGCAGAACTACGTGCATTTCCTCAAGGCTTCCTACGCCAACGTCTTTGGGGATTCAGCGCTAACCTCGTCCACCCTCCGCCCGCCCTCCCCGATCTGA
- the LOC117422126 gene encoding outer dense fiber protein 2-like isoform X3 yields MRRAMKTRASSPPLHVHVDESTPVHVHVKKSQRTSPSKAAQMKIREAKLKKETGNLRVTAKVKTRIPWIPPGKASVRDAAYNWEGPTHRLEITPVNDDPAPSALRLSDLSTDEEDAVHGRMQQYEKKIDSLMNQVGSLKSQVELRKKEQLLEKRGEQLTASKRVIEEQEEELAEVERENSMLRQSIEKMREETDYSRYRTPLVLEKEHLLYEKDALLKKLVETEMDGAAASKQVSALRETIGALKSEKRMSGSEVNLIARQKELLVQKLETFETTNRTLRHLLREQHSRETDAMRLAEQREVLLKKLTGYEAENTSLLMKLQEREQEVDQLLIQVETEKENARTAGELSKTLETTRAHLQGQLRNKESENNRLNVQIRNLERTMAQQRGEMDHLQEQQKELKRRVEGDKEALKRATRAQKQRADRSDDTAGQLSAQLLEKETQLADALSAAESWRSCQSQALKDRNQMEIEITVMNNRVTHLTEQLHSSEDKARAERDELLDRLHRLTSENTSCKLENERLRANVSTIEDKLTLSQSEVQQLKASVKQYGSLVDSYKSQVLKTRSEADEYSLKLELAEEEGRQIREELNKEIDLVRRQLQGRMAELEPLPELLKLTELKLQESQEQVQSCDRRAAEQSSALTELRVKVEQQGSLVESVREKNLSLLEENKQLQQRVESLERKLEEANLQNRDLVQVIAKREESIHQNQLRLEEKTRECSAMARQLEAAIDDAKHQ; encoded by the exons atg AGAAGAGCGATGAAGACCCGTGCCTCGTCCCCCCCTCTGCATGTCCACGTGGACGAGAGCACGCCTGTGCATGTTCACGTGAAGAAGAGCCAGAGGACTTCACCATCCAAGGCTGCTCAG ATGAAGATCCGGGAGGCAAAGCTGAAAAAAGAGACCGGGAATCTCCGAGTGACGGCCAAAGTAAAAACGCGAATCCCGTGGATCCCTCCCGGAAAGGCTTCTGTCCGGGATGCTGCCTACAACTGGGAG GGGCCGACGCACCGCCTGGAGATCACGCCGGTGAATGACGATCCCGCTCCCTCGGCTCTCCGCCTGTCCGACCTCTCCACTGATGAGGAGGACGCCGTGCACGGGCGCATGCAGCAGTACGAGAAGAAGATCGACAGCCTGATGAACCAAGTGGGCAGCCTCAAGAGCCAG GTGGAGCTGCGCAAGAAGGAGCAGCTGCTGGAGAAGCGAGGGGAGCAGCTGACAGCCTCGAAGCGCGTGAtcgaggagcaggaggaggagctgGCAGAGGTGGAGAGGGAGAACAGCATGCTGAGGCAGAGCATCGAGAagatgagagaggagacagactaCTCCAGGTACCGGACTCCACTGGT GCTGGAGAAGGAGCACCTCCTGTATGAGAAGGACGCTCTTCTGAAGAAGCTGGTGGAAACCGAGATGGATGGAGCTGCAGCATCCAAGCAGGTCTCGGCGCTTCGGGAGACCATCGGCGCCCTGAAGAGC GAGAAGCGAATGTCCGGCTCCGAGGTGAACCTGATCGCCAGGCAGAAGGAGCTGCTTGTGCAGAAGCTGGAAACCTTCGAAACCACGAACCGGACCCTGCGCCACCTCCTGAGAGAGCAGCACAGCCGCGAG ACAGATGCAATGAGGCTGGCTGAGCAGAGGGAAGTGCTTCTGAAGAAACTGACCGGGTATGAGGCAGAAAACACT tctctGCTGATGAAACTGCAGGAGAGGGAGCAGGAGGTTGATCAGCTTCTTATTCAGGTGGAGACTGAAAAG GAGAACGCAAGGACTGCAGGAGAGCTCTCCAAAACCCTGGAGACAACCCGCGCTCACTTGCAAGGGCAGCTCCGCAACAAAGAGTCCGAGAACAACCGACTGAATGTCCAGATCAGG AACCTGGAGCGGACGATGGCTCAGCAGCGCGGGGAGATGGACCACCTGCAGGAGCAGCAGAAGGAGCTGAAGAGACGCGTAGAGGGGGACAAGGAGGCCCTGAAGAGAGCCACGCGCGCCCAGAAACAGCGGGCTGACCGCAGCGATGACACCGCGGGCCAGCTCAGCGCTCAGCTCCTGGAGAAG GAGACCCAGCTGGCGGACGCCCTGTCTGCAGcagagagctggaggagctgTCAAAGCCAGGCGCTGAAGGACAGGAATCAGATGGAGATCGAGATCACCGTCATGAACAA TCGAGTTACACACCTGACAGAGCAGCTGCACAGCTCGGAGGACAAGGCGCGAGCCGAGAGGGACGAGCTGCTGGACAGACTGCACCGGCTCACCTCCGAGAACACCTCCTGCAAGCTGGAGAACGAGAGGCTCAGG GCTAACGTGTCCACTATTGAGGACAAGCTGACCCTCTCCCAGTCTGAGGTCCAGCAGCTGAAGGCATCGGTCAAGCAGTACGGGAGTCTAGTGGACAGCTACAAATCCCAG GTGTTGAAGACTCGCTCAGAGGCGGACGAGTACTCCCTGAAGCTGGAGCTGGCAGAGGAGGAGGGCCGGCAGATCCGCGAGGAGCTGAACAAGGAGATCGATCTGGTGAGGAGGCAGCTGCAGGGCCGCATGGCAGAGCTGGAACCCCTGCCCGAGCTGCTCAAACTGACCGAGCTCAAGCTGCAGGAGTCCCAGGAGCAGGTCCAGAGTTGCGACAGGAGGGCTGCCGAGCAGAGCAGCGCGCTCACGGAACTCCGGGTCAAG GTGGAGCAGCAGGGGAGCCTGGTGGAGAGTGTCCGAGAGAAGAACCTATCCCTGCTGGAGGAGAACAAGCAGCTGCAGCAGAGAGTGGAGAGCCTGGAGAG GAAGCTGGAGGAAGCGAACCTTCAGAACAGAGACCTGGTCCAGGTGATCGCCAAGCGAGAGGAGAGCATCCACCAGAACCAGCTGCGTCTGGAGGAGAAGACGCGGGAGTGCAGTGCCATGGCACGACAGCTAGAGGCAGCCATCGACGATGCCAAGCACCAG TGA